The genomic DNA CTACTAACTACGCAGTCTAAGATTTCCAATGACATTCGCGGTTATTTGTTATTTGGAGAAGAATCCTATTTACAAAACCGTGATCAACAACGTGAGACTTTTGAGCAGCAATGGGACATTCTTAATCAGATGGCTTGGACGGATAGAGAGCGTACATTAATCGATGAACTAAAAGAAGTACGCGAAAGTTATGTTGAAATCACAGATGAGGCGCTTGCTAAATTTAACACGGGTGATAAAGAAAGGGCATTAAATATTGCATCCGATGCTGCAATTTTTCAAGGGATCATGGAAGAGAATATTAATGAATTGATTGACTTTCAAAACGAGAGTACAAACCAAGTGCGCCAAGATGCTCAAGATTTGCTGACTTTGATTCGTGTGTTTACCATTGGGTTGATGGTTGTTGCATTTATCGTTAGTATCGTTGTTGCAATTGTTATTAGTCGTAGCATTGCACGTCCAGTTGGGAAAATGACAACGGCATTAACGGAGCTAGCAGGTGGAAACTTTGTGATCGAGCCGGTGACGATTCGTAATCAAGATGAAATCGGTGAAATGGCGACTGCATTTAACAGAATGGCGAAAGACCTTCGTAGTATTATTTTAAATGCGCAGGGGTCTGCGGTTGAACTAGCGGCCCAAGCAGAAGAGCTATCCGCGAGTTCAGAGGAGAGCCTTGCTGCGTCTGAAATGGTTGCTGAAATTTCGGAGAATAACTTGTTAGGAAGCGAATCTCAAGCGGCGATTGTCAATGAGACGAATCTAGCAATCGGAGAAGTCGTTACGGGCATTAATCGAATTACAGAAGATAATGAAACGATGCTAGTTTCAACGGAGGATGTTGTTCGACTGGTCGAAGAGGGAGCCTCTCTCATGGAAGAAGTAAACGGTCAAATGACAGTGATTAGTTCGGCAATTGGAGAGTCAGCGGGCATTATGAGTAGCATGGCTAGTTATTCGGAGGAAATCCGGAAAGTGACATCCCTGATTACGGATATTGCTGAACAAACGAACTTATTGGCACTCAATGCAGCAATTGAAGCAGCCCGTGCGGGAGAGCATGGAAAAGGATTTGCAGTTGTAGCAGAAGAAGTGCGTAATCTTGCTGAACAGTCTAAACGCTCAGCTGGAGAAATTGGTACGATGATCGATACGATGATTGGCAATGTTGGACAGGCTGTTTCCAGTACAAAAGGTGGTAGCCAGCGTGTGGAAGAGGGGCTTGTTGTGACAGAACGTACACGTGATGTGTTTAATCGTATCGAACAAGCAGCAAGCGATGTTGGTGAAAAAGTGACGACTGTTTCTACCGCTATCGAACAGATTCGAACAATGACGAATGCAGTGGCTAATGGATCTATCAAAGTACAAGAGCTTGCTGTGGAGTCGTCGTCGGCGGCTCAGTCAACAAGTGCCGCAACAGAACAGCAATTAGCTGCCAATGAAGAGATTTCGTCCAGTGCACAATTGCTAGCAGAGCTTTCAGAGAAATTGCAAAGTGATATGAGTCGATTTAAAGTGTAATCATTAAGTAGAAAAAGACATCCTTTAGTCCCTGTTATTAGGAGAGAAGGGTGTCTTTTTGCTAGGTACATCTTATTAATTAGATAAAATAGACATAGTAATTTACAAACTATTAACACAAATATTACCTATTCGTTACATAGCGCTTGCAGTTATCCGATAAAATGAGTTTAATGAACTATCGAATGGAGAGAATCTTTTTTGATGATGTTGAAAGAAAATCATTTACAAACATTACTTTTTAGTATTCTAAGATATAAAGACATTCAAACGGTTTTTCAACCAATACTTTCTTTGGAAAATGGGGTAGTGCTTGGCTATGAGGCGTTAAGTCGAGGGCCAGTAAATACCCCTTTACAAAATCCTGAAAAACTATTTACATATGCAATGGAAAACAATCAGCTTTGGGAATTGGAATCACTTTGTCGGACAAAGGCATTAGAATGTGCGCATAAGCTTCATATAAAAGAAAAGCTGTTTTTAAACGTTAATCCTAATATTATGAATGACACGAAATTTAGGCAAGGGTTTACGAAGGACTATTTAAGCCGATTTAAGATGGATGCCGAAAAAATTGTTTTTGAAATTACCGAGAAAGAGGCAATTGTAAATTTAACACATTTTAAACAAACCGTTACTCATTATAAAGAACAGTTGTATCAAATTGCGATTGATGACGTAGGGTCAGGCTATTCTGGTTTGAATATTTTAACGGATATCCATCCTCATTTTGTGAAGTTGGATATGCAGTTAATTCGTAACATTGATGTGGATAGAACAAAGCAATCATTAGTGAAGAGTTTATGTGAATTTGCTACGCATTCTCAAATTGAGATTATTGCTGAGGGGATTGAGACCAAAGAGGAATTGGCAAAGCTCATTGAATTAGGCGTTAGTTTTGGACAAGGCTACTTTATTCAAAAGCCGAATTCGAATCTATTGCCGATAAGGGAAGAGGTCATTGCGTTGATTGTTGAGGAGAATAAGCGTAAACAAAGGCAATTGTTCAAACGAATTACGGATACATTTGTCAAGAAAATGTCTACTGCTTTACAAACACTTGATGGTAATGTGCTAATTGACGAAGTGAAAGCACTGATGGATCAAGATCAAGCGATACCAGGATTTTGCATTATAGAGCATAATTGCGTAGTAGGCGTGATTACGCGTAACCAATTGCATTTAAAAATTAGCGGCCCTTACGGTTATAGTTTATATAGTAA from Sporosarcina sp. FSL K6-1522 includes the following:
- a CDS encoding methyl-accepting chemotaxis protein, which codes for MKFSVGKKLWSGFLAVLLLMAIVGVTSFTSPSKVHNEYSAMLDGEITKVVLLEKLLTTQSKISNDIRGYLLFGEESYLQNRDQQRETFEQQWDILNQMAWTDRERTLIDELKEVRESYVEITDEALAKFNTGDKERALNIASDAAIFQGIMEENINELIDFQNESTNQVRQDAQDLLTLIRVFTIGLMVVAFIVSIVVAIVISRSIARPVGKMTTALTELAGGNFVIEPVTIRNQDEIGEMATAFNRMAKDLRSIILNAQGSAVELAAQAEELSASSEESLAASEMVAEISENNLLGSESQAAIVNETNLAIGEVVTGINRITEDNETMLVSTEDVVRLVEEGASLMEEVNGQMTVISSAIGESAGIMSSMASYSEEIRKVTSLITDIAEQTNLLALNAAIEAARAGEHGKGFAVVAEEVRNLAEQSKRSAGEIGTMIDTMIGNVGQAVSSTKGGSQRVEEGLVVTERTRDVFNRIEQAASDVGEKVTTVSTAIEQIRTMTNAVANGSIKVQELAVESSSAAQSTSAATEQQLAANEEISSSAQLLAELSEKLQSDMSRFKV
- a CDS encoding GGDEF domain-containing protein is translated as MMLKENHLQTLLFSILRYKDIQTVFQPILSLENGVVLGYEALSRGPVNTPLQNPEKLFTYAMENNQLWELESLCRTKALECAHKLHIKEKLFLNVNPNIMNDTKFRQGFTKDYLSRFKMDAEKIVFEITEKEAIVNLTHFKQTVTHYKEQLYQIAIDDVGSGYSGLNILTDIHPHFVKLDMQLIRNIDVDRTKQSLVKSLCEFATHSQIEIIAEGIETKEELAKLIELGVSFGQGYFIQKPNSNLLPIREEVIALIVEENKRKQRQLFKRITDTFVKKMSTALQTLDGNVLIDEVKALMDQDQAIPGFCIIEHNCVVGVITRNQLHLKISGPYGYSLYSKNSITEIMEVDFLQVDSHTPIHQVAKLAMMREPGQLYDFITVTENGEYFGIVTVKELLEKTMEIEVNFARHMNPLTELPGNNLIEQQLQLCLETDEGYGALYLDLDNFKPYNDVYGFEKGDQVLIHLADLLKGIVSRDDFIGHIGGDDFIVIASPEQSVLYGQQIIEQFDASIEQFYSKQDVENGWIASKNRHGKEELFPILTISIAGIMDHHFQSTSELAKQVSEVKKQCKQLVGSNYLFLES